The region AAGGTTGATTAGAGCCGTTCGGGAGCTTGAAAGTAAGTACTTGCTGTAAAAACGGCAGGTTGAATAAATTTCATCACGTCAGGTCAGTTGTATGCTGTTTCCTTTACAGCGTAAACCCTGCTGAACAGATTGGGGTGCTGATCCCTGACATAAAATGGACGATAATAAATTGAACGAAATAGAGAAAAGAATAGCTGAAGATAGCGATACCGGGATGCGTGTAGATAAGTTCCTGCTTAAACTGTTACCGGAGAGTGGATTGCGTGAACGCAGACGACTTATTGAAAATGGATTTGTCACCGTTAATGGTCGCAGCTGCCGCTCCGGTCTGAAAATATTTCCTGGTGCGGAAGTTGTATTGTTCGAGGCGGCTGAACGTAGCTGCGCGGTTGAGATTTTATCGCAGGTGAGAGTAGTAAAGCAGGCCGAAGCTTTTGGTGCGCTGTATAAACCGGCCGGTTTGCACTCCGCCGGGATTGCCGGAAGTCCCGAACCATCAGTGGAAGAATGTCTTAGCGGTATTTTTCCTGAACAGGACCCTATTCTAGCGAACAGGCTGGATTTTCAAACTTCGGGGCTGCTGCTGGTCGCTTTTGGTGTGGAGCGGGAGAATCAGTTCCGTGAATATGAAGATTCCGGCACGGTGGATAAAATTTATCACGCCAGAGTGCACGGAATTCCGGGCGATTCTTTCATAATAAAAAACAGGCTGGATACTGCCGATAGGAAGTGCACAAAGGTTCTCGAGGAAGAAGCTCCACCGCAGCGCTGGTCAAAGGTAACACCCCTGAAAAGTTTCGAGGATGGAACTTCGCTTTTAGAGGTGTGCATCGCTAAAGGAGCCCGTCATCAGATCAGGGCGCATCTTGCCCATGCTGGATTTCCCATACTTGGAGATTCCATTTACGGTTCTGACGATGGAGCCGAGCGTATGTTATTGCATCACCGGCAAATCCGGTTTCCGGGGTTTGAGGCGGAATGTGAGACGGGCTGGGAATAGAAAATCCCCTTGAAGCAATACTTCAAGGGGATTTTCTTTTAGTTAATTTATTCTTCTAGGATAACAGCAGGGCTTTTGCGAAATCCTCGCCGTTAAACGGTCTGAGGTCTTCCATCTTTTCACCCAGTCCTATGTAGGTGATGGGCAGCTTGTGCTGCATGGTTACTGATATCATGACTCCGCCTTTGGCTGTCCCGTCAAGCTTGGTAAGTATCAGTTCATCAACGCCGATTTCCTCGTTGAATATTTTGGTTTGCGAAAGGGCGTTCTGACCGGTGGTGGCATCAATGACCAGCACGCTGCGGTGCGGTGCTTCATCGTGCTTTTTGCCGAGGACCCGGCGGATTTTGCGCAGTTCTTCCATCAAGTTGGCCTTGTTGTGCAAACGTCCTGCGGTATCGAGCAGCATGAGATCGTAGCCGTTTTTGACTGCGTAATCGATGGCTTCAAACGCTACCGCTGCAGGATCGGAACCCTCTTCCTTGGCGTAAAATCCGGCACCGACACGGCGGGCCCAGACTTCAAGCTGACCGATCGCCGCGGCACGGAAAGTATCGCCTGCAACGATGAGAACCTTGCGGCCCTGCATCTGGGCGCGATGGGCCAGCTTGGCGATAGTGGTAGTTTTACCAACACCGTTTACGCCGATCATCATAACAACTTCCGGCGGGTTGAAGGCCTTGATGCGTTTGGGAACCTTGAATATCTCGTCAAGTTCTTCACGCAGCAGGTCTTTGAAATTTTCAGGATTGGTTTCTCCGGCTTTGCGGATGCGGTCTTTCATGCGTTCCACAAGTTCCATGGAGGCATCATAGCCCACATCTGCCATGATCAGGATTTCCTCAAATTCTTCCCAGAAATCATCATCAAAGGCGGTGTGGCTGGAAAGCATGGAGTCGATACGCTTGGTGATCTGCTCGCGAGTTTTATTCAGGCCTTCGGAAAGCTTAATGAACAAGCGGCTGCGTTCGTCTTCCTCATCCTCAAGTTCGAGAGCAAGAGCCAGACGGTACTGGAGTTCGGAGCGGAATTCCTCCACATACTCGTAATCCATGTCTTCAAGCCAGTCTTTGAATCTGGCGATGAAGTCTTCGGCTTCTTTTTTAGGAGCTTCAAGTGCTTCCAGCAAAAAGGAAAGCCGGTCCCAGAGATCGTCTCCGGCTTCTTCAACTCCATTTAAAATCAGACCCAACCATACGGAAAGGCGAGGCTCTGCCTGCTGCAGGGCCTTGGTCAGGTCGATCTGCCATTGCGGTTTATCTTCTGCGGGCTGGGCAGGTGTTTCCATGACCGGCTCAAGGATGGTCGGTCCGGCGGGAGTTTTTGCTTCTTTTGCAGCAGGCTCAGGCTCAGCTTCGGGGTCAGGGATTTCTTTTTCGATAATTGCCTGTTTCTGTTCCGCGGCAGATTCTGTCTGCGGTTCTGCGACAGAATCCTCTGCTGGATCAATTTCCTTTTTGGGTTCCGCAACGGGGGAAGCTTCAGTGGCTTCCGGTTGCGGGGAAGTTTCAGTCTGTGAAATTTCTGGCTCGGTAACAGCCTCAGGAGCTGTGGCCGGCATTTCAGCAACAGGCTCTACTGGCGGAGTTTCGGGTTCTTCTTCAATCTGTTCAGGAACAGGGGCACTTTCCGGTTCAGGCTCTTCGGTCTTTTCCGGTTCCAGTGCTGTTTCGATGACGGGTTCCGGAGTTGTTTTTTCTTCCGGTACTTGCACAGGCTCCGGTTCTGATTTGGCTTCCTGCTCTATGACTTCATCCTGCGGCTCGTAATCGTCGCCAAGATAATCTTTAAGTGCTTGTTCGGCCCTGTCTTCCGGGCTGTTCCATAATTTTTTTACTTTAGAAAAGAATCCCATTGAAATCCCCTTTGCAGTCTATTTTGAACAGGCGACGATAGCGCAGTAATCCCGGATGCGCAACTCTCCGGTTTTGGCTGTATTCGCCGACCAGATTAACAATAGTTATTGATTCAAATTCGTCTAGAGGATGACATTTCAGATAAGAAAAGCCCCGCGCGCATATAGCGGGCGGGGCTGTCTCTGTTGCCGAGCTTTGTAAGCTTAAAGCGGATGTGGATTACTCAACTTTGCTGTATGCTTTGGGTGCTGCACCACAGATGGGACACTTTTCAGTTGCTGCGCCGTTCTGAGTGTGGCCGCATACGGAACAGATGTAAAAGTCTGCTTCTGCGAATACGTCGTCACTAGCGTTGAGTGCTTCGGTGTAAAGATTTGCGTGGATTTTTTCAGCTTCATTTGCAAAACCGAAGTAGCGGAGTACTGCGTTTTCGCCTTCTTCTTTAGCCTCATCCATCATTTCGGGGTACATCTTTTCAAATTCGTATGTTTCACCGGAAATTGCTTCTTTGAGGTTATCTTCGGTGGAACCGATACCTTTCATCAGGCGGAGATGCGCGTGTGCGTGAATGGTTTCAGCTGCTGCAGCTGCGCGGAAAAGTTTTGCTACGCCGGGTTTGCCTTCTGCTTCAGCTTTTTCTGCGAAAGCGAGGTATTTACGGTTAGCCTGGGATTCACCTGCGAAAGCTGCTTTGAGATTATCAAGTGTCTTGCTCATTGGAATTCTCCTTAAATGTTCAGTTTGAATTTATTGTTTAAAATCTTTGTTCCGTCTCGTTGAAATAAGTAGTAACGATTCCTATTATGAAATGCAAGCAAAATATTCAAAAAAACCGGAAAAAATTTACACTGATTTTCTTAACAGCAGTTTACGCTATAAATAAATCTGCTGCTATATATATTAATGATGCATAAGTTAGTTGAAATTTAGTCACCGAACGGATACATCTACGCGAAGCGCAATTATCCAGCGCTAAACCAAGTGATTGGAGATAATTTATGAGACGAACATGCGTAAAAGATATTTTGAATTCACAGAGTGCTGTTGCTGAGATTCTGGTCAAAGGCTGGGTACGTACCAAGCGCGACAGCAAGGGCTTTTCTTTTCTTGAAGTGAATGATGGTTCTTGCTTGAAGAACGTGCAGATCATCATCGACCATACACCCGAAATCGAAGCTGAGCTTGAAAAGATTTCCACCGGTGCGTCTATAAGCGTCACTGGTGAGTTGGTAGAGTCTCCCGGTAAAGGCCAGAAATGGGAAGTACGCGGCAAATCCATCGCACTGGTCGGTTTTGCTGATCCCGAGACATTTCCGCTTCAGAAAAAACGTCATTCCGATGAATTCCTGCGTTCCATTGCTCATCTGCGTCCCCGTACCAATAAATTCGGGGCCATGTTCCGCATCCGGTCCGAACTTTCTTACGCGATTCATAAATTTTTCCGCGATAAAGGATTTTTCTACGTACATACGCCGATCATTACCGGATCTGACTGTGAAGGTGCAGGAGAAATGTTCCGGGTGACGTCCCTCAATCACGCAGAACTCTCTTCTATGAAAAAAGATGATCAGGCTGCAAATGATTTCTTCGGTAAGGAATCTCACCTGACGGTATCCGGTCAGCTTGACGCTGAAATGTATGCGCTGTCCCTT is a window of Maridesulfovibrio sp. DNA encoding:
- a CDS encoding RluA family pseudouridine synthase: MDDNKLNEIEKRIAEDSDTGMRVDKFLLKLLPESGLRERRRLIENGFVTVNGRSCRSGLKIFPGAEVVLFEAAERSCAVEILSQVRVVKQAEAFGALYKPAGLHSAGIAGSPEPSVEECLSGIFPEQDPILANRLDFQTSGLLLVAFGVERENQFREYEDSGTVDKIYHARVHGIPGDSFIIKNRLDTADRKCTKVLEEEAPPQRWSKVTPLKSFEDGTSLLEVCIAKGARHQIRAHLAHAGFPILGDSIYGSDDGAERMLLHHRQIRFPGFEAECETGWE
- the ftsY gene encoding signal recognition particle-docking protein FtsY, with product MGFFSKVKKLWNSPEDRAEQALKDYLGDDYEPQDEVIEQEAKSEPEPVQVPEEKTTPEPVIETALEPEKTEEPEPESAPVPEQIEEEPETPPVEPVAEMPATAPEAVTEPEISQTETSPQPEATEASPVAEPKKEIDPAEDSVAEPQTESAAEQKQAIIEKEIPDPEAEPEPAAKEAKTPAGPTILEPVMETPAQPAEDKPQWQIDLTKALQQAEPRLSVWLGLILNGVEEAGDDLWDRLSFLLEALEAPKKEAEDFIARFKDWLEDMDYEYVEEFRSELQYRLALALELEDEEDERSRLFIKLSEGLNKTREQITKRIDSMLSSHTAFDDDFWEEFEEILIMADVGYDASMELVERMKDRIRKAGETNPENFKDLLREELDEIFKVPKRIKAFNPPEVVMMIGVNGVGKTTTIAKLAHRAQMQGRKVLIVAGDTFRAAAIGQLEVWARRVGAGFYAKEEGSDPAAVAFEAIDYAVKNGYDLMLLDTAGRLHNKANLMEELRKIRRVLGKKHDEAPHRSVLVIDATTGQNALSQTKIFNEEIGVDELILTKLDGTAKGGVMISVTMQHKLPITYIGLGEKMEDLRPFNGEDFAKALLLS
- a CDS encoding rubrerythrin family protein → MSKTLDNLKAAFAGESQANRKYLAFAEKAEAEGKPGVAKLFRAAAAAETIHAHAHLRLMKGIGSTEDNLKEAISGETYEFEKMYPEMMDEAKEEGENAVLRYFGFANEAEKIHANLYTEALNASDDVFAEADFYICSVCGHTQNGAATEKCPICGAAPKAYSKVE